The Microbacter sp. GSS18 genome has a segment encoding these proteins:
- the glgX gene encoding glycogen debranching protein GlgX has translation MSMQQSPVATPPGLLSTELDDLGVTFGPEGGTLRVWSGAADSVELVIFDRHDLDWATDTIPMRPQPGGVWSATSHLLEAGTAYAIRVDGPHSAGSTFNAGTLLVEPYARGLVSGGYGDWRSVAVDGAFDWAGVAKPATPMDRTVIYEGHLKGMSKRHPLVPPALHGTYAGLAHPAMIDHFLSLGVTAIELLPVHAFITEPRLLEHGLSNYWGYNTLNFFTPHAPYATDEARRQGPEAVLREFKGMVKLLHEAGLEVILDVVYNHTSEAGIGGPRSSLRGIDNGAYYRQHDDGAYIDVTGCGNAVDTSTDAASRLVLDSLRYWANDVQVDGFRFDLAVTLGRDEIHHFTPDHPLLTAIADDPALEGVKKIAEPWDVGMGGWQTGNFGPGWHEWNDRYRDRVRNFWLSDVDYARRASTAPVGIGGFATRLAGSSNTFSAERGPVASINFVTAHDGFTLNDLVSYDVKHNLGNGEQNRDGADTNRSFNHGAEGRTDDERILATRRKAMRNLMGTLLLSAGVPMITAGDEFGRTQRGNNNAYCHDSPLTWLSWDHAPWQRDLLEHVQRLIAIRHDNPALRPVRFARLDEHTPSASVMDWYDRHGEMMSSERWTNPDHRTLQYVATSTPEDETHNRVLLMIHGNESPVEVTLPGIEGVTRFVSLWSSAHERPTDRHDAYAPGDSVELPGTSMHLFRVE, from the coding sequence ATGTCCATGCAGCAGTCCCCGGTCGCGACTCCTCCGGGGCTGCTCAGCACCGAGCTGGACGACCTCGGGGTCACGTTCGGGCCCGAAGGGGGCACGCTCCGCGTGTGGTCGGGGGCGGCCGACAGTGTCGAGCTGGTGATCTTCGACCGCCACGACCTGGACTGGGCGACCGACACGATCCCGATGCGGCCCCAGCCCGGCGGCGTGTGGAGCGCCACGTCCCACCTTCTCGAGGCGGGGACGGCATACGCCATCCGCGTCGACGGGCCGCACTCAGCGGGGTCCACGTTCAATGCCGGAACCCTGCTCGTCGAGCCGTATGCGCGAGGGCTCGTCAGCGGCGGCTACGGAGACTGGCGCTCGGTCGCCGTGGACGGCGCGTTCGACTGGGCGGGCGTCGCCAAGCCCGCCACGCCGATGGACCGCACGGTGATCTACGAGGGTCACCTCAAGGGCATGTCGAAGCGGCATCCGCTCGTCCCGCCGGCCCTCCACGGCACGTATGCGGGCCTGGCGCACCCCGCCATGATCGACCACTTCCTGTCGCTCGGTGTCACCGCGATCGAGCTGCTGCCGGTGCACGCGTTCATCACCGAACCGCGTCTTCTGGAGCACGGCCTGTCCAACTACTGGGGCTACAACACCCTGAACTTCTTCACGCCCCACGCGCCGTACGCGACCGACGAGGCGCGGCGGCAGGGCCCGGAAGCGGTGCTCCGCGAGTTCAAGGGCATGGTCAAGCTGCTGCACGAGGCCGGGCTCGAGGTGATCCTCGACGTCGTGTACAACCACACCTCCGAAGCCGGCATCGGCGGCCCCCGCTCGAGCCTGCGCGGCATCGACAACGGCGCGTACTACCGCCAGCACGACGACGGCGCCTACATCGACGTGACGGGCTGCGGCAATGCCGTCGACACGTCCACGGACGCCGCCTCGAGGCTCGTGCTGGATTCGCTGCGCTACTGGGCGAACGACGTGCAGGTCGACGGCTTCCGCTTCGACCTGGCCGTCACGCTCGGCCGCGATGAGATCCACCACTTCACACCGGACCATCCGCTGCTCACGGCGATCGCGGACGATCCCGCGCTCGAGGGCGTCAAGAAGATCGCCGAGCCGTGGGACGTCGGCATGGGCGGCTGGCAGACGGGCAACTTCGGCCCCGGCTGGCACGAGTGGAACGACCGGTATCGCGATCGCGTGCGCAACTTCTGGCTCAGCGACGTCGACTACGCGCGACGCGCCTCGACCGCGCCGGTGGGCATCGGCGGGTTCGCGACGCGCCTCGCGGGGTCGTCGAACACCTTCAGCGCAGAGCGTGGGCCGGTCGCGAGCATCAACTTCGTGACGGCCCACGACGGGTTCACCCTCAATGACCTGGTGTCGTACGACGTCAAGCACAACCTCGGCAACGGCGAGCAGAACCGCGACGGCGCCGACACCAACCGTTCGTTCAACCACGGCGCCGAGGGACGCACGGACGACGAGCGGATCCTCGCCACCCGGCGCAAGGCCATGCGCAACCTCATGGGAACGCTGCTGCTCTCGGCGGGCGTCCCCATGATCACCGCCGGCGACGAATTCGGCCGCACGCAGCGCGGCAACAACAACGCCTACTGCCACGACTCCCCGCTGACGTGGCTGTCGTGGGACCACGCGCCGTGGCAGCGCGACCTCCTCGAGCACGTGCAGCGGCTCATCGCCATCCGGCACGACAATCCCGCGCTCAGACCGGTGCGATTCGCCCGCCTCGACGAGCACACGCCGTCGGCATCGGTGATGGACTGGTACGACCGTCACGGCGAGATGATGTCGAGCGAGCGGTGGACCAATCCCGACCATCGCACGCTGCAGTACGTCGCGACGTCGACCCCCGAGGACGAGACGCACAACCGCGTGCTGCTGATGATCCACGGCAACGAGTCGCCGGTCGAGGTCACCCTCCCCGGGATCGAGGGCGTCACCCGCTTCGTGTCGCTGTGGTCCAGCGCGCACGAGCGCCCGACCGATAGGCACGACGCGTACGCCCCGGGCGATTCGGTGGAGCTGCCGGGAACCTCGATGCACCTGTTCCGCGTGGAGTGA
- a CDS encoding cysteine desulfurase family protein, with protein sequence MVYLDHAATTPVRPEAAEAWARTTALTGNASSIHAAGQAARRTLEDARERLASVLGCEPIEVVFTSGGTEAVNLAVTGMWRARSGEAVGFVLPDGEHHAALDAVAALEAREGATIRAVPLDALGRIDVARFADALAGAAAATAIAANNEVGTVNDVAALARAATGAAVPLHVDAVAAFGHVPVDWRSWRGDAAGGTGLIAMSVAAHKIGGPVGVGALVAARTADLVPMLRGGGQQRGLRAGTQDVAGAVAFAVAAELAEAERESERVRLTALRRRLVAGAVANIDGVELLGDPEQRVPGNAHLLFRGAIGESLLFLLDQAGICVSTGSACQAGVPEPSHVVLALGRTDAEARQVLRLTLGRTSTDADVDAVLAALPGAVDRARAASGRRPGARS encoded by the coding sequence ATGGTCTATCTCGATCATGCGGCGACCACCCCGGTGCGTCCCGAGGCCGCGGAGGCCTGGGCGCGGACCACCGCCCTCACCGGGAACGCGTCGTCGATCCACGCCGCCGGCCAGGCTGCGCGGCGCACTCTCGAAGACGCGCGCGAGCGCCTCGCGAGCGTGCTCGGGTGCGAGCCGATCGAGGTCGTGTTCACCTCCGGCGGCACCGAGGCGGTCAATCTCGCCGTCACCGGCATGTGGCGGGCACGGTCCGGCGAGGCGGTCGGCTTCGTGCTGCCGGACGGCGAGCACCACGCCGCCCTCGACGCCGTGGCGGCCCTCGAGGCCCGCGAGGGCGCGACGATCCGGGCGGTGCCGCTGGACGCCCTCGGGCGCATCGACGTCGCGCGCTTCGCCGACGCGCTCGCCGGCGCCGCCGCGGCGACCGCGATCGCGGCGAACAACGAGGTCGGGACCGTCAACGACGTCGCGGCGCTCGCCCGCGCGGCCACCGGCGCCGCAGTGCCGCTGCACGTCGACGCGGTGGCCGCGTTCGGACATGTCCCGGTGGACTGGCGCTCGTGGCGGGGAGATGCCGCGGGCGGCACGGGACTGATCGCGATGAGCGTGGCTGCGCACAAGATCGGGGGACCGGTGGGTGTGGGTGCGCTCGTGGCGGCGCGCACCGCCGACCTCGTGCCGATGCTGCGCGGCGGGGGCCAGCAGCGCGGCCTGCGGGCCGGCACGCAGGACGTGGCGGGAGCGGTCGCCTTCGCGGTCGCGGCCGAGCTGGCCGAGGCGGAGCGCGAGAGCGAGCGGGTCCGCCTGACGGCGCTGCGGCGACGCCTCGTCGCGGGCGCTGTGGCGAACATCGACGGCGTCGAGCTGCTGGGGGATCCCGAGCAGCGGGTGCCCGGCAATGCGCATCTGCTGTTCCGCGGCGCGATCGGCGAGTCCCTGCTGTTCCTGCTGGATCAGGCGGGGATCTGCGTGTCGACGGGATCGGCATGCCAGGCGGGCGTGCCCGAGCCCTCGCACGTCGTGCTGGCGCTGGGCCGCACGGATGCCGAGGCTCGCCAGGTGCTGCGGCTGACGCTGGGCCGGACCAGCACCGACGCGGACGTCGACGCGGTGCTGGCCGCCCTCCCGGGGGCCGTCGACCGCGCGCGGGCGGCATCCGGCCGCCGCCCAGGCGCCCGCTCGTAG
- the mnmA gene encoding tRNA 2-thiouridine(34) synthase MnmA, which yields MRILAAMSGGVDSAVAAARAVEAGHDVVGVHLALSRAGGTLRTGSRGCCTIEDAMDARRAADRLGIPFYVWDFSERFRDDVIDDFVAEYRAGRTPNPCMRCNEKIKFAALLERGLELGFDAVCTGHYATLVDGPDGLELHRASDAAKDQSYVLGVLTAEQLAHTLFPLGSTPSKAVVRAEAAERGLSVAQKPDSHDICFIPDGDTKGWLAEKVGTATGDVVDRSGAVVGTHEGAHAFTVGQRRGLRLGVPAPDGKPRFVLEVRPVSNTVVVGPKEALATAGIAGSRYTWAGRPVQAEEFDCHVQIRAHADPVPAHARLVDGELAVRPETPLDGVAPGQTAVLYDGTRVIGQFTIDRTESAVPVDAA from the coding sequence ATGAGGATCCTGGCGGCGATGAGCGGCGGCGTCGACTCCGCCGTGGCGGCCGCTCGGGCCGTCGAGGCGGGTCATGACGTGGTCGGCGTGCACCTCGCGCTCTCGCGCGCCGGCGGGACGCTCCGCACCGGCAGCCGCGGCTGCTGCACGATCGAGGACGCGATGGACGCGCGGCGCGCGGCCGACCGCCTCGGCATCCCGTTCTACGTGTGGGACTTCTCGGAGCGGTTCCGCGACGACGTCATCGACGACTTCGTCGCCGAGTACCGGGCCGGCCGCACGCCCAATCCCTGCATGCGCTGCAACGAGAAGATCAAGTTCGCCGCGCTCCTCGAGCGGGGCCTGGAACTGGGCTTCGACGCCGTCTGCACGGGTCACTACGCGACGCTCGTGGACGGCCCCGACGGGCTCGAGCTTCATCGCGCGTCCGACGCGGCGAAGGACCAGTCGTACGTCCTCGGCGTGCTCACGGCCGAGCAGCTCGCCCACACGCTCTTCCCCCTGGGCTCCACGCCCTCCAAGGCCGTCGTCCGCGCCGAGGCCGCGGAGCGCGGACTGTCGGTCGCGCAGAAGCCGGACTCCCACGACATCTGCTTCATCCCCGACGGCGACACGAAGGGCTGGCTGGCCGAGAAGGTCGGCACCGCCACCGGCGACGTCGTCGACCGGTCGGGCGCCGTGGTCGGAACCCACGAGGGTGCGCACGCGTTCACCGTGGGCCAGCGTCGCGGGCTCCGGCTGGGCGTACCGGCGCCGGACGGCAAGCCGCGGTTCGTCCTCGAGGTGCGACCGGTTTCGAACACGGTGGTCGTCGGTCCCAAGGAGGCGCTCGCGACCGCCGGGATCGCAGGCTCCCGCTACACGTGGGCGGGCCGTCCCGTGCAGGCGGAGGAGTTCGACTGCCATGTGCAGATCCGGGCGCACGCCGACCCCGTGCCGGCGCACGCGCGACTCGTGGACGGCGAGCTCGCGGTGCGGCCCGAGACCCCGCTGGACGGCGTCGCCCCGGGCCAGACGGCGGTCCTCTACGACGGCACGCGCGTGATCGGACAGTTCACGATCGACCGCACCGAGTCGGCCGTGCCCGTCGACGCAGCCTGA
- the ligA gene encoding NAD-dependent DNA ligase LigA — MTDAAFSDDLSLADARDEARALTDRILSAREAYYGADAELVDDATYDAWMRRLEELERMHPELQGQDSPTQTVGAAETTMLAPVEHAERMLSLDNVFSADELREWCAKTAAAAGRAVRWLTELKIDGLAISLRYEDGMLTSAATRGDGRVGEDVTVNALRVAGIPQRLSGDGHPPIVEVRGEVFIPVAEFERLNALQATMRDRAVDEARSRARSFDEERARLSAERRFPAFANPRNAASGGLRQQLDKKDGLELEARRARLASLRLFVHGIGAWSEPPVAAQSEVYDLLASWGLPASPYFRTCDDVEGVMDFVAHYGEHRHDVEHEIDGVVVKVDELALHDELGATSRAPRWAIAYKYPPEQVNTRLLDIVVSVGRTGRATPYAVMAPARVSGSVVRQATLHNQDVVKAKGVLIGDTVVLRKAGDVIPEVLGPVVELRDGTERTFVMPENCPECGSPLAPAKEGDIDLRCPNTRACPAQVRGRVEHIGSRGALDIEALGEVTAAALTQPSEPRTPPLETEAGLFDLRLDQLVPIEVVVRDAETGEPRIDEQTGAIVRRSPFQRSEKTYPPGWEDATPAERRAAGIRKDHVVLHPSAQALTLLDEIEKAKTKDLWRFLVALNIRHVGPVAARALAQWFGSVAAIREATRDELAAVDGVGGIIADSLIDWFEVDWHREIVERWQAAGAQLATPGHPGPGAASADGGVLEGLTVVATGSLEGYTREGAQEAIIRAGGKAASSVSKKTDFVAAGPGAGSKLAKAEQLGIRILDAAQFRVLVEQGPGALDS, encoded by the coding sequence GTGACGGATGCCGCATTCTCCGACGATCTGAGCCTCGCCGACGCCCGCGATGAGGCCCGGGCGCTGACCGACCGCATCCTCTCGGCTCGCGAGGCGTACTACGGCGCCGATGCCGAGCTCGTCGACGACGCGACCTACGACGCGTGGATGCGGCGGCTCGAAGAGCTCGAGCGCATGCACCCCGAGCTGCAGGGCCAGGACTCGCCGACCCAGACCGTGGGCGCGGCCGAGACGACGATGCTGGCACCCGTCGAGCACGCCGAGCGCATGCTGAGCCTCGACAACGTCTTCTCGGCCGACGAGCTGCGCGAATGGTGCGCGAAGACCGCGGCGGCGGCCGGCCGGGCCGTGCGCTGGCTGACCGAGCTCAAGATCGACGGCCTCGCCATCAGCCTGCGCTACGAGGACGGCATGCTCACGTCGGCGGCCACGCGCGGCGACGGCCGCGTGGGCGAGGACGTCACCGTCAACGCGCTGCGCGTGGCCGGCATCCCTCAGCGGCTGTCGGGCGACGGGCACCCGCCGATCGTGGAGGTGCGCGGCGAGGTCTTCATCCCGGTCGCCGAGTTCGAGCGGCTCAACGCGCTGCAGGCGACGATGCGCGATCGCGCGGTGGACGAAGCGCGCTCGCGAGCGCGGTCGTTCGACGAGGAGCGCGCGCGGCTCAGCGCCGAGCGGCGCTTCCCCGCCTTCGCCAACCCGCGCAACGCCGCCAGCGGCGGCCTGCGGCAGCAGCTCGACAAGAAGGACGGCCTCGAGCTCGAGGCCAGGCGCGCGCGCCTGGCGTCGCTGCGCCTTTTCGTCCACGGCATCGGGGCGTGGAGCGAGCCGCCCGTGGCCGCGCAGAGCGAGGTGTACGACCTGCTCGCGTCGTGGGGGCTGCCCGCCAGCCCGTACTTCCGAACGTGTGACGACGTCGAGGGCGTCATGGACTTCGTCGCGCACTACGGCGAGCACCGCCACGACGTCGAGCACGAGATCGACGGTGTCGTCGTCAAGGTCGACGAGCTCGCGCTGCACGATGAGCTGGGGGCGACCAGCCGCGCGCCGCGATGGGCGATCGCGTACAAGTACCCGCCCGAGCAGGTGAACACCCGGCTCCTCGACATCGTGGTGTCGGTGGGGCGCACCGGCCGCGCGACGCCGTACGCCGTCATGGCGCCCGCTCGCGTGTCGGGCAGCGTCGTGCGGCAGGCGACCCTGCACAACCAGGACGTCGTGAAGGCCAAGGGCGTGCTGATCGGCGACACCGTGGTGCTGCGCAAGGCCGGCGACGTGATCCCCGAAGTGCTCGGGCCCGTCGTCGAGCTGCGCGACGGCACCGAGCGGACCTTCGTGATGCCCGAGAACTGCCCCGAATGCGGATCGCCGCTCGCCCCCGCCAAGGAGGGCGACATCGACCTGCGCTGCCCGAACACCCGCGCCTGCCCGGCGCAGGTGCGCGGCCGCGTCGAGCACATCGGCTCGCGCGGCGCTCTCGACATCGAGGCGCTGGGCGAAGTGACAGCCGCCGCCCTGACTCAGCCCTCTGAGCCGCGCACGCCGCCCCTCGAGACCGAAGCGGGCCTGTTCGACCTGCGTCTGGACCAGCTCGTCCCGATCGAGGTCGTCGTGCGCGACGCCGAGACCGGCGAACCGCGCATCGACGAGCAGACCGGCGCCATCGTGCGCCGCTCACCGTTCCAGCGCTCCGAGAAGACCTACCCTCCCGGATGGGAGGACGCCACGCCCGCCGAGCGCCGTGCCGCCGGCATCCGCAAGGACCACGTGGTGCTCCACCCCTCGGCACAGGCCCTCACTCTCCTGGACGAGATCGAGAAGGCCAAGACGAAGGATCTGTGGCGCTTCCTGGTGGCGCTGAACATCCGGCACGTCGGCCCGGTGGCAGCCCGCGCACTCGCGCAGTGGTTCGGCTCGGTCGCCGCCATCCGCGAGGCCACCCGCGACGAGCTCGCCGCCGTCGACGGCGTCGGAGGCATCATCGCCGACTCGCTGATCGACTGGTTCGAGGTCGACTGGCACCGCGAGATCGTCGAGCGGTGGCAGGCCGCCGGCGCGCAGCTGGCGACGCCCGGTCACCCGGGGCCCGGCGCCGCTTCTGCGGACGGAGGAGTGCTCGAGGGGTTGACGGTTGTCGCGACCGGATCGCTCGAGGGCTACACGCGCGAGGGCGCGCAGGAGGCGATCATCCGTGCCGGCGGCAAGGCCGCATCGAGCGTGTCGAAGAAGACCGACTTCGTCGCGGCGGGTCCGGGAGCCGGCTCGAAGCTCGCCAAGGCCGAGCAGCTGGGCATCCGCATCCTCGACGCCGCCCAGTTCCGCGTTCTGGTCGAGCAGGGCCCGGGGGCGCTGGACAGCTGA
- a CDS encoding YciI family protein: MVQWLYRIVPTRPDMVDAATDDEAAVVGDHFRYLVQLRDRGILILAGRTQGEGAETLGLTVFEADDEAAARAVMDADPAVAAGVFAATLHRYAVAVARDGLDMTAARTPG; the protein is encoded by the coding sequence ATGGTGCAATGGCTCTACCGGATCGTCCCCACGCGGCCCGACATGGTCGACGCGGCGACCGACGATGAGGCGGCGGTCGTCGGCGATCACTTCCGCTACCTCGTGCAGCTGCGCGATCGCGGCATCCTGATCCTCGCCGGACGCACGCAGGGCGAGGGTGCCGAGACGCTCGGCCTGACCGTCTTCGAGGCCGATGACGAAGCGGCGGCCCGCGCGGTCATGGACGCCGACCCGGCCGTGGCGGCGGGCGTGTTCGCCGCCACGCTCCATCGCTACGCCGTCGCCGTCGCCCGTGACGGGCTCGATATGACCGCGGCGCGGACGCCGGGGTGA
- a CDS encoding long-chain-fatty-acid--CoA ligase, giving the protein MTAYDPPRPWIASYAPGVPEDLEPVTGSLVDIVDDSARQYPELTALQFFGRETSYRDMREQIARAAAGLHALGVRAGDRVAIVLPNCPQHIIAFYAVLRLGAVVVEHNPLYTPRELRKQYEDHGATVSIVWSKVVDAVQTFPGDLRQSAIVSVDLIKAMPFATRLALKLPIKKAREAREALYSPVHGTVTWEKLLSHEPLPTTHPRPDVDDLALIQYTSGTTGTPKGASLSHRNIKSNAAQARAWIPQIERGEGCVVYAVLPMFHAYGLTLCLTFAMSMGARLVLFPRFDADMTLDAIKKHPPTFLPAVPPIAERLLKRAREKGVSLQGIQVAISGAMALPHELVVPFEEASGGYLVEGYGLSECSPVLMANPVSDNRVPGTVGLPLPGTECRVVDPDDPTHDVPPGEPGELIVRGPQVFSGYYGRPEATAAVFVDDWFRTGDIVAIDDKGFVRIVDRIKELIITGGFNVAPTEVENALRQHPAVDDAAVVGLPSAKSGEEVVAAVVLDESVDDVDVDAIREFVRGILTPYKVPRRVFVVDELPKSLIGKVLRRQVREKLLDLTKS; this is encoded by the coding sequence ATGACGGCCTACGACCCGCCCCGCCCCTGGATCGCCAGCTACGCCCCCGGGGTGCCGGAGGACCTCGAACCGGTGACCGGATCGCTGGTCGACATCGTCGACGACTCGGCCCGGCAGTACCCCGAGCTCACCGCGCTGCAGTTCTTCGGCCGCGAGACGTCGTACCGGGACATGCGCGAGCAGATCGCGCGCGCGGCGGCGGGGCTCCACGCCCTGGGCGTCCGCGCCGGCGATCGCGTCGCGATCGTCCTGCCGAACTGCCCGCAGCACATCATCGCGTTCTACGCGGTCCTGCGCCTGGGAGCCGTGGTCGTCGAGCACAACCCGCTGTACACGCCGCGCGAGCTGCGCAAGCAGTACGAGGACCACGGCGCGACGGTCTCCATCGTGTGGTCGAAGGTCGTCGACGCGGTGCAGACGTTCCCGGGCGATCTGCGGCAGTCCGCGATCGTGTCGGTCGATCTGATCAAGGCGATGCCGTTCGCGACGCGGCTCGCCCTCAAGCTCCCCATCAAGAAGGCGCGCGAGGCGCGCGAGGCGCTGTACTCCCCGGTGCACGGCACCGTCACGTGGGAGAAGCTGCTCTCGCACGAACCGCTGCCCACGACGCATCCGCGGCCCGACGTCGACGACCTCGCCCTCATCCAGTACACCAGCGGCACCACGGGCACGCCCAAGGGGGCCTCGCTGAGCCACCGGAACATCAAATCCAACGCCGCCCAGGCACGCGCGTGGATTCCCCAGATCGAGCGGGGCGAGGGGTGCGTCGTGTACGCGGTCCTGCCGATGTTCCACGCCTACGGGCTGACGCTGTGCCTGACCTTCGCGATGTCGATGGGCGCACGCCTGGTGCTGTTCCCGCGGTTCGACGCCGATATGACGCTGGACGCGATCAAGAAGCATCCGCCGACCTTCCTCCCCGCGGTGCCGCCGATCGCGGAGCGGCTGCTCAAGCGCGCCCGGGAGAAGGGCGTTTCGCTGCAGGGCATCCAGGTCGCGATCTCGGGTGCGATGGCGCTCCCCCACGAGCTCGTGGTCCCCTTCGAGGAAGCGTCCGGCGGCTATCTCGTCGAAGGCTACGGCCTGAGCGAGTGCTCGCCCGTGCTGATGGCGAACCCTGTCAGCGACAACCGCGTCCCCGGAACGGTCGGGCTTCCGCTGCCGGGAACCGAGTGCCGCGTCGTCGACCCCGACGATCCCACGCATGACGTCCCGCCCGGTGAGCCGGGCGAGCTCATCGTCCGCGGCCCGCAGGTCTTCTCGGGCTACTACGGCAGGCCCGAGGCGACGGCCGCCGTCTTCGTCGACGACTGGTTCCGCACCGGCGACATCGTCGCGATCGACGACAAGGGCTTCGTGCGGATCGTCGACCGCATCAAGGAGCTGATCATCACGGGCGGGTTCAATGTCGCGCCCACCGAGGTCGAGAACGCGCTGCGCCAGCATCCCGCGGTCGACGATGCGGCCGTCGTGGGGCTTCCCAGCGCCAAGTCCGGCGAGGAGGTCGTGGCCGCCGTCGTGCTCGACGAGTCCGTCGACGACGTCGACGTGGACGCGATCCGCGAGTTCGTCCGCGGAATCCTCACCCCGTACAAGGTCCCGCGACGCGTGTTCGTCGTCGACGAGCTGCCCAAGTCGCTCATCGGCAAGGTGCTGCGACGGCAGGTGCGCGAGAAGCTGCTGGATCTGACGAAGAGCTGA
- the gatC gene encoding Asp-tRNA(Asn)/Glu-tRNA(Gln) amidotransferase subunit GatC: MSEITPELVRHLGVLARIQLSDEEVERLTGQLDVIVDNIAKVSEVATPDVEATSHPIAMSNVFRSDEVGVQLTPAEVLQNAPDAADGRFRVTAILGEEQ, translated from the coding sequence GTGTCTGAAATCACCCCTGAACTCGTGCGCCATCTCGGCGTGCTCGCCCGGATTCAGCTGAGCGACGAGGAGGTCGAGCGCCTCACCGGTCAGCTCGACGTGATCGTCGACAACATCGCGAAGGTCTCGGAGGTCGCCACGCCCGACGTCGAGGCGACCAGCCACCCGATCGCGATGAGCAACGTCTTCCGGTCCGACGAGGTCGGCGTCCAGCTGACGCCCGCCGAGGTGCTGCAGAACGCCCCCGATGCCGCCGACGGGCGGTTCCGGGTGACCGCGATCCTCGGCGAAGAGCAGTAG
- the gatA gene encoding Asp-tRNA(Asn)/Glu-tRNA(Gln) amidotransferase subunit GatA, with protein sequence MTDLTKLSAAELADKLAAGEVSSVEATRAHLDRIADVDGAVGAFLHVSDHALDVAADIDRRRAAGEELGPVAGVPLAIKDVLVTTDMPSTSGSKILEGYMSPFDATVVARSRAAGLVPLGKTNMDEFAMGSSTEHSAYGPTRNPWDLDRIPGGSGGGSAAAVAAFQAPLALGSDTGGSIRQPAHVTGTVGLKPTYGGVSRYGAIALASSLDQVGPVTRTVLDSGLLHDVIGGYDPHDSTSLADEWPSFAQAAREGARGDVLKGLRIGVIKELPDAGFQPGVSSSFRAALAAMEAQGAEIVEISAPHFEYGVAAYYLILPAEASSNLAKFDSVRFGMRIDVPGGTVEDVMSVTRDAGFGDEVKRRIILGTYALSAGYYDAYYGSAQKVRTLIQRDFDQAFASVDVIATPSAPTTAFRLGEQLDDPMQMYLNDVTTIPANLAGVPGISIPSGLADEDGLPVGIQFLAPARADARLYRVGAALEALLVDSWGGGLLDRAPALGGAR encoded by the coding sequence ATGACGGATCTGACGAAGCTCAGTGCGGCGGAGCTCGCCGACAAGCTCGCCGCCGGCGAGGTCTCCAGCGTCGAGGCGACGCGGGCGCACCTCGACCGGATCGCCGATGTGGACGGCGCCGTCGGGGCGTTCCTCCACGTCAGCGACCACGCTCTGGACGTCGCGGCGGACATCGACCGCCGACGCGCCGCGGGCGAGGAGCTCGGTCCGGTCGCGGGCGTGCCACTGGCGATCAAGGACGTCCTGGTCACCACCGACATGCCGTCCACCAGCGGGTCGAAGATCCTCGAGGGCTACATGTCGCCGTTCGACGCGACGGTCGTGGCGCGATCCCGCGCGGCCGGCCTGGTGCCGCTGGGCAAGACCAACATGGACGAGTTCGCGATGGGATCCTCGACGGAGCACTCCGCGTACGGACCGACGCGCAACCCGTGGGACCTCGACCGCATCCCCGGCGGCTCCGGCGGCGGCTCGGCGGCCGCGGTGGCGGCCTTCCAGGCGCCCCTCGCCCTCGGATCCGACACCGGCGGTTCGATCCGCCAGCCCGCGCACGTCACCGGCACCGTCGGCCTCAAGCCCACGTACGGCGGCGTGAGCCGCTACGGCGCGATCGCGCTGGCCTCGAGCCTGGATCAGGTCGGACCCGTGACGCGCACCGTCCTGGACTCCGGCCTGCTGCACGATGTCATCGGCGGGTACGACCCGCACGACTCGACGTCGCTCGCTGACGAATGGCCGTCGTTCGCCCAGGCGGCCCGCGAGGGCGCGCGGGGCGACGTCCTGAAGGGCCTCAGGATCGGCGTCATCAAGGAGCTGCCCGACGCGGGCTTCCAACCCGGAGTGTCGTCGTCGTTCCGTGCCGCCCTGGCGGCGATGGAGGCCCAGGGCGCCGAGATCGTCGAGATCAGCGCCCCCCACTTCGAGTACGGCGTCGCGGCGTACTACCTCATCCTTCCGGCGGAGGCCTCGAGCAACCTCGCGAAATTCGACTCGGTGCGCTTCGGCATGCGGATCGACGTGCCCGGCGGCACGGTCGAGGACGTCATGTCGGTGACCCGCGACGCCGGGTTCGGCGACGAGGTCAAGCGCCGCATCATCCTCGGGACCTATGCGCTCAGCGCCGGGTACTACGACGCGTACTACGGCTCCGCGCAGAAGGTGCGCACGCTCATCCAGCGCGACTTCGACCAGGCGTTCGCCTCGGTCGACGTCATCGCCACGCCCAGCGCCCCGACGACGGCGTTCCGCCTCGGCGAGCAGCTGGACGACCCGATGCAGATGTACCTGAACGACGTCACGACCATCCCCGCCAACCTCGCGGGCGTCCCGGGGATCTCGATCCCGTCCGGGCTCGCCGACGAGGACGGTCTGCCGGTCGGCATCCAGTTCCTCGCGCCGGCGCGCGCGGACGCCCGCCTCTACCGCGTCGGAGCGGCGCTGGAGGCTCTGCTCGTGGATTCATGGGGCGGCGGTCTGCTCGACCGCGCTCCGGCGCTGGGAGGTGCCCGCTGA